One window of the Runella slithyformis DSM 19594 genome contains the following:
- a CDS encoding pseudouridine synthase has product MKKDRKTPGSAPFYNKYKKDSPASSDKSFDKKGPRDRSERSFDKPFDPKRTGDKPAFKKPFDKPFERKGDFKPRGERSFDKPFEKRGDRPERGERPAFKKPYDKPFESKGDFKPRGEKNFNKPFEKRADGADRPYDREKRSFDKPFEKRGEKSFDKPFERRPRQNDKPYDREKRTFDKPFERRDDRSERPYDREKRNSDKSFERRDDRPERSERPAFKKPFEKTERDTSRSFDREQHPFDKPKRPRTVDKPNINDRRDRARDAELRRVGEFKEAPRYDFTRAEERYTKKIQAKNDDGQIRLNKYIANAGLCSRREADGLIESGQITINGKVVTEMGHQVNPGEVVKYGNRVLNPEKMVYILINKPKDYITTTDDPEGRHTVMELIAGACKERVYPVGRLDRNTTGLLLLTNDGELAEKLMHPSNEIQKIYQVELDKPITPEDFEKIKAGFDLEDGPIKPDDLAIVTPDAMVVGIEIHSGRNRIVRRIFESLGYEVLKLDRTVYGGLTKKELPRGKWRFLNEKEVIKMRYKL; this is encoded by the coding sequence ATGAAAAAAGACAGAAAAACACCGGGCAGCGCGCCTTTTTACAACAAGTACAAAAAGGATTCGCCGGCGTCGTCAGACAAGTCATTTGACAAAAAAGGCCCCCGTGACAGAAGCGAAAGGTCTTTTGATAAGCCTTTTGATCCAAAACGTACCGGCGACAAACCCGCCTTCAAAAAGCCCTTTGATAAACCCTTTGAGCGAAAGGGCGACTTCAAACCTCGCGGCGAAAGAAGCTTCGACAAACCTTTTGAAAAACGTGGTGACCGCCCCGAGCGCGGCGAACGCCCTGCCTTCAAAAAACCCTACGACAAGCCGTTTGAAAGCAAGGGCGACTTCAAACCTCGTGGCGAAAAAAACTTCAACAAACCTTTTGAAAAACGCGCCGACGGAGCAGATAGACCGTACGACCGCGAAAAGCGCAGCTTCGACAAACCCTTTGAAAAACGCGGCGAAAAAAGCTTTGATAAACCGTTTGAAAGACGTCCGAGACAGAATGACAAGCCTTACGACCGCGAAAAACGTACCTTCGATAAACCCTTTGAAAGACGGGATGACCGCAGCGAAAGACCTTACGACCGTGAAAAGCGGAATTCTGATAAGTCCTTTGAAAGACGGGATGACCGTCCTGAACGCAGCGAACGGCCCGCTTTCAAAAAGCCGTTTGAAAAAACAGAACGTGATACCTCCCGTTCTTTTGATCGGGAACAACATCCCTTTGATAAGCCGAAACGCCCGCGCACCGTTGACAAACCAAATATCAACGACCGCCGCGACCGGGCACGTGATGCCGAGCTGCGCCGGGTAGGAGAATTTAAGGAAGCTCCCCGCTATGATTTCACCCGGGCTGAAGAGCGCTATACAAAGAAAATACAGGCTAAAAATGACGATGGGCAAATTCGACTCAACAAATACATTGCCAACGCCGGGCTTTGCTCGCGCCGTGAAGCCGATGGACTGATCGAGTCGGGACAAATCACGATCAACGGAAAAGTAGTCACGGAGATGGGACATCAGGTCAATCCGGGGGAAGTAGTCAAATACGGCAACCGCGTGTTGAACCCCGAAAAAATGGTGTATATCCTCATCAACAAACCTAAAGATTATATCACTACCACCGACGACCCGGAAGGACGTCATACCGTCATGGAACTGATTGCCGGCGCGTGCAAAGAGCGCGTGTATCCGGTAGGGCGTCTGGACCGGAATACAACGGGTCTTTTACTCCTGACCAACGACGGTGAATTGGCCGAAAAGCTGATGCACCCTTCCAACGAAATTCAAAAGATCTATCAGGTAGAACTGGACAAGCCCATTACGCCCGAAGACTTTGAGAAAATCAAAGCAGGTTTTGATTTGGAAGATGGCCCCATCAAACCCGATGACCTGGCCATTGTTACACCTGATGCCATGGTAGTGGGAATTGAGATCCACAGCGGACGCAACCGTATCGTACGCCGTATTTTTGAAAGTTTGGGCTATGAAGTCCTGAAACTTGACCGTACCGTGTACGGCGGTCTGACCAAAAAAGAGCTTCCGCGCGGTAAATGGCGCTTCTTAAATGAAAAAGAAGTGATCAAAATGAGGTATAAATTATAG
- a CDS encoding glycosyltransferase family 4 protein encodes MAVKILIAAFGFYPETHGIAQAAYHQAMGLHRLDYEITVVTQASDQPRNVPFAVVSFPVRYRRFSLLPQRKVITAYQRFILESDADVFFFHGWETWVSEWVIPILPQLKGKTVLISHGTTIHLRYPGFKGWLRWLLNRSAALGFSGKLRMFDWLVFLSPHPDPQRMSDVVEAKRLGITDFSIIPNGANPAFLRSSVVDFRTKFGIPNATILLCVGNFMREKGQRELVRWFRELALKNTVLVLIGSRFNEYSAQLSKAAGTHLNVTVFLFEQLTVEDIHAAYSAATIFVSATYTEVQPLVLLDAMAVGVPFLCREVGAVKELKGGLCFRTKREFSKKLRWLLRHPLSRSSLGEKGRKSVQEKYNWDKSALLWHALIQRLIQGIRRCSQ; translated from the coding sequence TTGGCTGTAAAGATCCTCATCGCCGCCTTTGGCTTTTATCCCGAAACGCACGGCATCGCCCAAGCTGCCTATCATCAAGCGATGGGATTACACCGTTTAGACTATGAAATCACGGTTGTTACCCAAGCCTCCGACCAACCGCGAAATGTACCTTTTGCCGTTGTTTCCTTTCCTGTTCGATACCGCCGTTTTTCATTACTTCCCCAACGCAAAGTAATAACCGCTTACCAACGATTTATCTTGGAATCAGACGCGGATGTTTTCTTTTTTCACGGTTGGGAAACATGGGTTTCTGAATGGGTCATTCCCATCCTGCCTCAATTAAAGGGAAAAACCGTACTCATCAGTCACGGCACCACTATTCATCTGCGCTATCCTGGCTTTAAGGGGTGGCTGCGTTGGCTCCTTAATCGTTCGGCGGCGCTGGGCTTTTCCGGAAAACTCAGGATGTTTGATTGGCTCGTCTTTTTAAGCCCCCACCCCGACCCTCAGCGAATGTCGGACGTTGTAGAAGCCAAACGACTTGGAATTACTGATTTCTCCATCATTCCCAACGGAGCCAATCCTGCATTTTTACGCTCGTCGGTTGTTGATTTTCGCACCAAATTCGGAATCCCCAACGCCACAATACTCCTTTGCGTCGGCAATTTTATGCGGGAAAAAGGACAACGGGAACTCGTCCGGTGGTTTAGGGAACTTGCGCTTAAAAATACAGTGTTAGTACTCATCGGCAGTCGTTTCAACGAGTATTCAGCCCAATTGTCAAAAGCCGCAGGGACGCATCTGAACGTAACTGTTTTCCTGTTCGAACAGCTAACCGTCGAAGATATTCACGCAGCGTATAGCGCAGCAACTATCTTTGTATCTGCCACTTACACGGAGGTTCAACCACTGGTGCTGCTTGATGCAATGGCCGTGGGTGTCCCTTTTCTATGTCGGGAGGTGGGTGCGGTAAAAGAATTGAAAGGCGGGCTGTGTTTTAGGACGAAACGTGAGTTTAGCAAAAAATTACGTTGGTTGCTGAGACACCCTTTGAGTCGTAGTTCTTTGGGAGAAAAAGGCAGAAAATCGGTGCAGGAAAAATACAATTGGGACAAAAGTGCGCTTCTCTGGCATGCATTGATCCAACGCCTGATTCAGGGAATCAGGCGTTGTTCTCAGTGA
- a CDS encoding HmuY family protein produces MKRVSTKILFVFGLLAFSACKEEIALPDNVASFAIAQQGLDAEEATIRIALSRATDVAIPITVQLTPSLVTYDKEFVTEPSAVNNVVTATVPVGKSEVLIKVKKKANVFLNGDESLAMKITSVGSPVLMGLTTETTLSFAAITSTGSKLTMEGKTAESNYANNVYIDLSANAATLSARKSWNLGFYHGGQYRVILNPGYQSSATATAKTDITAVTLADTATVPDLNFAPGGEGTLALADYWDGDLSKTVFAEVSATDAQNKVYLVSFEGSKTKDKWFKVKVNRNGEGYKVQFARIGETSIKTVDIAKDADFNFSFLSLETGLTVSAEPRKMNWDIQWGYSTSNAGTNPPTPYWFQDFILLNYAAGAEAAEVLVSTVTYEAYAEANIASSTFLKTRDAIGSKWRVTSGAAVGVRKDRFYVIKDPSGNVYKLKFVSMGLAGDGGERGKPVIEYALVKKK; encoded by the coding sequence ATGAAACGAGTATCCACAAAAATTCTATTTGTTTTCGGACTGCTGGCATTTTCAGCCTGTAAAGAGGAAATTGCCTTGCCCGACAATGTAGCCTCTTTCGCTATTGCCCAACAGGGTCTGGACGCTGAAGAAGCAACGATCCGGATTGCCCTCAGCAGAGCGACCGATGTGGCCATTCCCATTACGGTACAATTAACGCCCTCATTGGTCACCTACGATAAAGAATTTGTGACCGAACCGTCCGCCGTCAATAATGTGGTCACGGCTACGGTTCCGGTGGGAAAGTCAGAGGTTTTGATCAAAGTAAAGAAAAAAGCCAATGTATTTTTGAACGGGGATGAAAGCCTTGCCATGAAAATCACTTCGGTTGGCTCACCTGTTTTGATGGGTTTGACCACCGAAACCACATTGAGTTTTGCCGCTATCACTTCGACCGGCAGTAAGTTAACGATGGAAGGAAAGACCGCCGAGTCAAATTATGCCAACAATGTATATATTGACCTCAGTGCGAATGCGGCTACGCTTTCGGCACGAAAAAGTTGGAATTTGGGCTTTTACCACGGAGGCCAATACCGCGTTATCCTTAATCCGGGGTACCAGTCTTCGGCCACCGCTACGGCCAAAACCGATATTACGGCTGTTACCTTAGCGGATACAGCTACGGTACCCGATCTCAATTTCGCGCCCGGCGGCGAGGGCACTTTAGCGTTGGCCGATTATTGGGATGGTGATCTCAGCAAAACGGTCTTTGCGGAAGTGTCGGCCACGGACGCCCAAAATAAGGTCTATCTGGTTAGTTTTGAGGGAAGTAAGACCAAAGATAAATGGTTTAAAGTAAAGGTAAACCGCAACGGAGAAGGCTATAAAGTTCAGTTTGCCCGAATCGGAGAAACTTCCATTAAAACGGTAGACATTGCCAAAGATGCTGATTTTAACTTTAGCTTTTTATCCTTGGAAACGGGCCTGACCGTCAGCGCTGAACCCCGTAAAATGAATTGGGATATTCAATGGGGCTACAGTACATCCAACGCGGGTACCAATCCGCCAACGCCTTACTGGTTTCAGGATTTTATCTTGCTGAACTACGCCGCCGGAGCCGAAGCCGCCGAAGTATTGGTCAGTACCGTAACCTATGAGGCCTATGCCGAAGCCAACATTGCTTCCTCTACCTTCCTGAAAACAAGAGATGCCATCGGCAGCAAGTGGCGCGTCACCAGCGGTGCCGCCGTAGGGGTTAGAAAAGATCGTTTTTATGTCATCAAAGACCCGTCAGGAAATGTGTACAAACTGAAATTTGTAAGTATGGGCCTGGCCGGTGACGGTGGCGAACGCGGAAAACCGGTGATTGAATATGCGTTGGTGAAGAAAAAATAA
- a CDS encoding TonB-dependent receptor has product MKKNLRNLFFLLFAGAGVFGQNGKIEGVVKVNSGALSGASVRLKNTDYGQITGQDGSFGLDVPKGNYTLTVHFIGYQLLEKSIDIGVGELLKLGDLSLLEQAANLEEVVVTGQFEAQSVRNSVYQVRTITNQQIQLRGATSVQSVLNTELGMRFSNDLTLGTTDVQLMGMSGQNVKVLLDGVPLVDRGSTRESIGQIDINIIDRIEIVEGPMSVTYGSDALAGVINIITKKGESNALWTLTARMQEETAGAEYQLLNGKGTHNEYVGVAWQKKGWQVSGNFTRNFFGGWQGSLTGRKKEWMPKEQYLATGGITYRTDKWNVWYRFNGTYENLKNLGNTYVSTQTGNLAATDLFYKTERAFHQFQSDYRWNPQNSFTAVASYTDYRRATQTTDIDLVRDRRTLSLTGSQDKSIFQTTFGRFTGQHKLSSMVSLQHGLELNFNRSSGERILGTPSINESAYFASAELKITPKINLRPGVRFIKNSIYDAPPLIPSINTKFVLAKRLDLRMAYARGFRSPALRELYFTFFDSNHSIKGNTNLKAENSNSFNAFLSWQAIEKKALRVNTTLGGFYNYFNNLISIGVDPTNPQVSTYLNVDVYKTRGLTLNNTFFWGNLQGNVGFSHIGRYNRLSSTESLPVFVWSNEVTTNLRYTLPKIAATLSFFYKYTGKQPSYQVVATENGPQARLAETAGFHTADLTLTKVFYRNYTIVGGIKNLFNVTNRMNSAINPGAAHSSSGAVPMSYGRSFSLGLMAQLTKR; this is encoded by the coding sequence ATGAAAAAGAATCTTCGAAATCTGTTTTTTCTCCTCTTTGCAGGAGCCGGTGTTTTTGGTCAAAACGGCAAAATTGAGGGTGTAGTAAAAGTCAATTCAGGAGCATTGTCGGGCGCTTCGGTACGACTTAAAAATACCGATTACGGCCAAATTACGGGCCAAGACGGCTCGTTTGGTTTAGACGTACCAAAAGGCAACTATACTTTGACGGTTCATTTTATTGGCTACCAACTGCTGGAAAAAAGCATAGATATCGGTGTAGGAGAATTGCTGAAATTAGGAGATTTAAGCTTGTTGGAACAGGCAGCCAATTTGGAGGAAGTGGTCGTAACAGGGCAATTTGAGGCTCAATCGGTCCGAAACTCTGTGTATCAGGTTCGCACCATTACCAACCAACAAATCCAGTTACGAGGTGCAACGAGCGTACAGAGTGTATTGAATACCGAGCTTGGAATGCGGTTTTCCAATGACTTGACCCTGGGTACCACCGACGTGCAACTGATGGGTATGTCGGGTCAAAATGTAAAAGTACTTTTGGATGGCGTGCCTTTGGTCGACCGAGGCTCCACCCGCGAGAGCATCGGTCAGATTGATATCAACATCATCGACCGCATTGAAATCGTGGAAGGACCCATGTCGGTTACGTATGGCAGCGATGCCCTCGCCGGAGTCATCAATATCATTACCAAAAAGGGGGAATCGAATGCCCTTTGGACGCTTACGGCCCGGATGCAGGAAGAAACGGCGGGTGCTGAATACCAACTCCTGAACGGCAAAGGAACGCACAATGAATATGTAGGGGTGGCCTGGCAGAAGAAAGGATGGCAGGTGTCAGGCAACTTTACGCGAAATTTTTTCGGTGGATGGCAAGGAAGTTTGACCGGGCGTAAAAAGGAATGGATGCCCAAGGAGCAGTACCTGGCTACGGGAGGTATTACCTATCGGACGGATAAATGGAACGTTTGGTACCGTTTCAACGGCACTTACGAAAATCTGAAAAATCTGGGCAATACCTACGTCAGCACGCAGACCGGTAATCTTGCGGCTACCGATTTGTTTTATAAGACCGAACGCGCATTCCATCAGTTTCAAAGCGACTATCGTTGGAACCCACAAAACAGTTTTACGGCGGTGGCATCGTATACCGATTATCGTCGGGCTACCCAAACAACGGATATTGACCTTGTGCGCGATAGACGCACCCTTTCTCTTACCGGATCGCAGGACAAATCCATTTTTCAAACTACTTTCGGTCGCTTTACGGGGCAGCATAAGCTCAGTTCGATGGTTTCGCTCCAACACGGCTTGGAATTGAATTTCAACCGTAGTTCGGGAGAACGGATCTTGGGTACACCATCCATCAATGAATCGGCTTATTTTGCCTCTGCTGAGCTGAAAATTACGCCCAAAATAAACCTCCGTCCGGGAGTGAGATTTATCAAAAACTCGATCTATGATGCTCCTCCGCTGATTCCTTCCATCAATACCAAATTTGTTTTGGCCAAAAGACTTGACCTGCGCATGGCCTACGCCCGGGGATTTCGTTCGCCGGCCTTGCGCGAATTGTACTTTACCTTCTTTGACAGCAATCATTCCATCAAAGGAAATACCAATCTGAAGGCAGAAAATTCAAACAGTTTTAATGCATTTCTATCATGGCAGGCCATTGAAAAAAAGGCATTGAGGGTCAATACTACGTTGGGCGGTTTTTATAATTATTTCAACAATCTCATTTCCATCGGGGTAGATCCGACCAATCCGCAGGTGTCAACGTACCTCAATGTTGATGTCTATAAAACAAGGGGATTAACCCTGAACAATACCTTTTTTTGGGGGAATCTTCAGGGGAATGTAGGGTTTTCGCACATCGGAAGGTACAACAGACTTTCGAGCACTGAATCGCTCCCGGTCTTTGTTTGGTCCAATGAAGTTACGACCAACCTGCGCTATACTCTTCCCAAGATTGCTGCTACGTTAAGTTTCTTTTATAAATATACGGGCAAACAGCCAAGTTATCAGGTGGTTGCGACGGAGAACGGACCGCAGGCCCGCTTGGCTGAAACGGCCGGGTTTCATACCGCTGATTTGACCCTTACCAAAGTGTTTTACCGAAACTATACCATTGTGGGTGGTATAAAGAATCTCTTCAATGTCACAAATAGGATGAATTCAGCCATTAATCCAGGTGCAGCGCATTCCTCCTCGGGAGCAGTGCCGATGTCGTACGGAAGGTCTTTTTCACTGGGGCTTATGGCCCAATTAACCAAACGTTAA
- a CDS encoding alpha-1,2-fucosyltransferase: MIIVKLSGGLGNQLFQYAFGRHLATVNQKELKLDTSALTKTSDWTNRSYALDAFNIRAQEATPEEIKALAGKPNRLLQRVGRKVGITPIQYFQEPHFHFYSSALSIKSSHYLEGYWQSEKYFEAITPILREEFAFTISPSTHAQTIKEKISNGTSVSIHLRRGDYVKTSKANRYLRPLTMDYYQKAIDYINQRVKNPNFFLFSDDIKWAKSQVTFPPTTHFSTGTSAHEDLWLMTHCRHHIIANSTFSWWGAWLNQQPDKIVIAPQKWFSTERFDTKDLLPEPWIQL; this comes from the coding sequence ATGATCATTGTAAAATTAAGCGGCGGCCTGGGCAACCAGCTTTTTCAATATGCATTCGGGCGTCATTTGGCAACTGTCAACCAAAAAGAACTGAAATTGGATACCTCTGCCCTGACCAAAACCTCCGATTGGACCAATCGGAGTTATGCATTGGACGCCTTTAACATTCGGGCACAAGAAGCTACGCCGGAAGAAATCAAGGCGTTGGCAGGAAAACCGAACCGTCTTTTGCAACGGGTGGGAAGAAAAGTGGGCATCACACCCATTCAATATTTTCAGGAGCCGCATTTTCATTTTTACTCTTCGGCCTTATCCATCAAAAGCAGTCATTATTTGGAAGGTTATTGGCAATCAGAAAAGTATTTTGAGGCCATTACACCCATTTTAAGAGAGGAGTTTGCCTTTACGATTTCACCTTCGACTCATGCACAAACCATAAAAGAAAAAATCTCCAACGGCACTTCTGTCAGTATTCACTTGCGGCGCGGCGATTACGTAAAAACCTCCAAGGCCAATCGCTATCTGCGTCCGCTTACGATGGATTATTACCAAAAAGCCATCGACTATATCAATCAACGTGTAAAGAACCCTAATTTCTTTCTTTTTTCGGACGATATCAAATGGGCTAAAAGTCAGGTAACATTTCCCCCTACGACGCATTTTTCAACGGGCACTTCCGCCCATGAGGACCTATGGCTGATGACGCACTGCCGGCATCATATCATTGCCAACAGCACGTTCAGTTGGTGGGGAGCGTGGCTCAATCAGCAACCCGACAAAATAGTAATCGCCCCGCAGAAATGGTTTTCTACGGAGCGATTTGATACCAAAGACTTATTGCCCGAGCCGTGGATTCAGCTATGA
- a CDS encoding c-type cytochrome, whose product MRTAFLVLGLGISIVGCTNSQTSDNQSSVVDSTAVDSATVSAPKKDSLSVYLPDIKASLPEAQTVEVKDDPVFSKIKSYKAVSLVTVLDQFLPAYKSLNIKETQIVFECEDGYNPSMSLEKVLSKKAFIAISDVDAPKGEEWVNPKKGDHEMKIAPFYVIYTDVPAQDVSFKWPYNLVKISLSAASKELAVLFPKEDDTQVKGFELFKVNCLTCHSLNKVGGKMGPELNYPKSVTEYWQVDQIKQFVKAPASFRNECKMPAVTHLTDKELDEIVNYLKYMAKHKV is encoded by the coding sequence ATGAGAACTGCCTTTCTTGTTCTGGGCTTAGGAATTAGTATTGTCGGTTGTACCAATTCACAAACTTCTGATAATCAATCGTCCGTTGTAGATTCAACGGCGGTGGACAGCGCCACTGTTTCAGCCCCCAAAAAAGATTCGCTGAGCGTGTATTTGCCCGATATTAAAGCCTCTCTGCCCGAAGCCCAAACGGTGGAAGTAAAAGATGATCCTGTTTTTTCTAAAATAAAGTCGTACAAAGCCGTTTCTTTAGTAACGGTTTTGGACCAATTTCTTCCTGCCTATAAAAGCCTTAATATTAAGGAGACACAAATTGTCTTTGAATGTGAAGATGGCTATAACCCTTCAATGTCGTTGGAAAAAGTGCTGAGCAAAAAGGCTTTCATAGCAATCTCTGACGTTGATGCTCCCAAAGGAGAGGAGTGGGTCAATCCCAAAAAAGGCGATCATGAGATGAAAATTGCACCGTTTTATGTGATCTATACCGACGTGCCCGCCCAAGATGTTAGCTTTAAGTGGCCTTATAACCTGGTCAAGATCAGTTTGTCAGCAGCCTCCAAAGAGTTGGCAGTGCTGTTTCCCAAAGAAGATGATACGCAGGTAAAAGGATTTGAGTTGTTTAAGGTCAACTGCTTGACCTGTCATTCGCTCAACAAAGTAGGCGGCAAAATGGGCCCCGAACTCAATTATCCGAAAAGTGTCACGGAATATTGGCAGGTGGATCAAATCAAACAATTTGTAAAAGCCCCCGCTTCGTTCAGAAATGAGTGCAAAATGCCTGCCGTTACGCACCTAACGGATAAAGAATTGGACGAAATTGTCAATTATTTGAAGTATATGGCCAAACACAAAGTGTAG
- a CDS encoding NIPSNAP family protein gives MFKQLLSVMLLFAAALTASAQDTRCYETRIYYTHPGRLDALLTRFRDHTTKIFEKHGMTNVGYWVPLHEENKLIYVLSYPDRAARDASWKAFVSDPEWKKVQSDSEVSGKIVAKVESIFMDATDFSPKIKSSKSKKDRVFELRTYTANAGKLPDLLSRFRDHTLKLFKKHGMTNVAYWTVTGKDDTLIYILAHPSEEDGKKAFDAFRVDPVWVKARDESEKNGKLAAKVESVYMKATDFSTIK, from the coding sequence ATGTTTAAACAACTTCTTTCCGTTATGCTTCTTTTTGCCGCCGCCCTGACGGCCTCAGCCCAAGATACCCGCTGCTACGAAACCCGCATTTATTACACCCATCCCGGTCGTTTGGATGCATTATTGACCCGTTTTCGTGACCATACTACCAAAATCTTTGAAAAACACGGCATGACAAACGTGGGCTATTGGGTACCGTTGCACGAAGAAAACAAACTGATCTACGTGCTTTCGTACCCCGACCGTGCCGCTCGCGATGCTTCATGGAAGGCGTTCGTTTCGGACCCCGAGTGGAAAAAAGTACAGTCTGATTCGGAAGTAAGCGGTAAAATTGTGGCGAAAGTGGAAAGTATCTTCATGGACGCAACGGATTTTTCACCCAAAATCAAATCTTCCAAAAGCAAAAAAGACCGCGTGTTTGAGTTGCGTACTTACACCGCCAACGCGGGTAAATTGCCCGATTTGTTGTCGCGCTTCAGAGATCATACGCTTAAATTATTCAAAAAACACGGCATGACCAACGTGGCTTACTGGACGGTAACCGGCAAAGATGATACGCTGATTTACATTTTGGCGCACCCAAGTGAAGAAGACGGCAAGAAAGCATTTGATGCCTTTCGTGTTGACCCGGTTTGGGTAAAAGCCCGCGATGAGTCGGAGAAAAATGGCAAACTTGCTGCCAAAGTGGAATCGGTCTACATGAAAGCAACGGATTTTTCTACGATAAAATAA
- a CDS encoding glycerophosphodiester phosphodiesterase family protein: MFKKISFLSVIFIAVLSGCAPKTYLRNVKRELFTYSAQSTPLISAHRGGGDYAGYPENCIESFDWLAKQMPVIIECDISMTQDSILMMMHDDALERTTTGTGKVREVTWAYCQSLRLEDNKGTLTAYKIPTLAQVLKWGKDKVMFTLDVKRSVPFEKVIELVKQNQAQNYAAIITYNAQDAAKVHRLDPEVMISVTIRNNEEYQRHHDLGIPDNRMIAFVGTREPNAELCRFLHEKGIRCILGTLGNLDKMAAARGDKLYQEFVKQGADIMSSDRPLEAWKVIK; the protein is encoded by the coding sequence ATGTTTAAAAAAATAAGTTTTCTGTCAGTAATCTTTATCGCGGTCCTGTCGGGTTGTGCGCCCAAGACCTATTTGCGCAACGTTAAGCGCGAACTGTTTACCTATTCAGCTCAGTCAACCCCACTCATCAGCGCCCACCGGGGCGGCGGAGATTATGCCGGTTATCCCGAAAACTGCATCGAGTCTTTTGATTGGCTGGCCAAACAAATGCCCGTGATCATTGAGTGCGACATCTCCATGACGCAGGACAGCATCCTGATGATGATGCACGACGACGCCCTCGAACGCACCACTACCGGCACCGGCAAAGTCCGCGAAGTGACATGGGCATATTGTCAATCGCTGCGGTTGGAAGACAATAAAGGCACCCTGACTGCGTATAAAATTCCGACGTTGGCACAGGTATTGAAGTGGGGTAAAGACAAAGTAATGTTTACGCTCGACGTGAAGCGCAGCGTACCGTTTGAAAAAGTGATTGAACTTGTAAAACAAAATCAGGCACAAAACTACGCAGCCATTATCACCTACAACGCGCAGGATGCGGCCAAAGTCCACCGACTCGACCCTGAAGTGATGATTTCGGTAACGATTCGAAACAACGAAGAATATCAACGGCACCATGATTTGGGTATTCCCGACAACCGCATGATTGCTTTTGTCGGTACGCGTGAACCGAACGCCGAATTGTGTCGTTTTTTACACGAAAAAGGGATTCGGTGTATTTTGGGAACGCTCGGCAACCTTGACAAAATGGCGGCGGCCAGAGGAGATAAACTCTATCAGGAATTTGTAAAACAAGGCGCCGATATTATGTCGTCCGACCGTCCTTTAGAAGCGTGGAAAGTCATCAAATAA
- a CDS encoding DUF4174 domain-containing protein encodes MNALSILICTVLMGFQQNLEQKLEAMQWKSRVVMVYCPKVSDAEFKLQKKWLGEVGKDIMERDLTVIDCIETNLSAEDALHLKERFQYTPNHFCFWLIGKDGEIKLISNKPVKPEQLFGLIDSMPMRREEMKKN; translated from the coding sequence ATGAACGCATTATCTATTTTAATTTGCACTGTTTTAATGGGTTTTCAACAAAATCTGGAACAAAAACTGGAAGCGATGCAGTGGAAAAGCCGCGTGGTAATGGTGTATTGTCCCAAAGTATCCGATGCTGAATTTAAGCTTCAGAAAAAATGGCTCGGCGAAGTGGGAAAAGACATCATGGAGCGCGATTTAACCGTCATTGACTGCATAGAGACTAATTTGTCGGCCGAAGATGCTCTTCATCTGAAAGAACGCTTTCAATACACGCCCAACCATTTTTGTTTTTGGTTGATTGGAAAAGACGGAGAAATCAAACTCATCAGCAACAAACCTGTGAAGCCCGAGCAACTCTTTGGCCTCATCGATTCGATGCCGATGCGGCGAGAGGAGATGAAGAAGAATTAA